In the genome of Vicia villosa cultivar HV-30 ecotype Madison, WI linkage group LG7, Vvil1.0, whole genome shotgun sequence, one region contains:
- the LOC131615875 gene encoding UDP-glycosyltransferase 82A1, with amino-acid sequence MNMKNKPIILLVPYPAQGHVNPMQNLASSFLAQGFETLIILPQHVHKKINVDDDNGKIVKCVGLEDGIEEETTTPDFFAIESSMENTMPKHLEEFLQNNERLGEVCLMVVDLLASWAIQVGEKFGITTVGFWPAMLASYLLIAAIPQMLRTGLISDTGLPQHEGNITFVPTLPLVSTNDLPWLIGTTDARRARFKFWMRTLERSKDLKWILVNSFPFETKVKQQNVLFIGPICRPQEFTKTLSFWEEDLTCLKWLTNQKANSVVYISFGSLFNPIGESSLKKLALALEATMRPFIWVLKSTWHQWLPIGFSERVFKQGKGMVVSWAPQTKILKHVSVGCFITHCGWNSTLEALQFRKKLLCYPLAGDQFLNCAYIVEVWRVGLRLNGLGLKDVEEGVEKVMEDKEMSNRLDTLYERFMEIHACDNRSGHFLLKEMLKKASIIHENSC; translated from the exons ATGAATATGAAAAATAAGCCAATAATCCTTTTGGTTCCTTATCCTGCACAGGGACATGTTAATCCCATGCAAAATCTAGCCTCATCTTTTTTAGCTCAAGGATTTGAAACTTTGATAATCCTCCCTCAACATGTTCATAAGaagattaatgttgatgatgataaTGGTAAGATTGTTAAGTGTGTTGGTTTAGAAGATGGGATTGAAGAGGAAACAACAACACCTGATTTCTTTGCCATTGAGTCATCCATGGAGAACACAATGCCAAAACATTTGGAAGAGTTTCTTCAAAATAATGAAAGGCTAGGTGAAGTGTGTTTGATGGTTGTTGATTTGTTGGCATCTTGGGCCATACAAGTGGGTGAGAAGTTTGGGATCACTACTGTTGGGTTTTGGCCAGCCATGCTTGCATCTTATCTTTTGATTGCAGCCATACCTCAGATGCTTAGGACTGGATTGATATCTGATACAG GACTTCCACAACATGAAGGAAATATTACCTTTGTACCTACATTGCCCTTAGTTTCAACCAATGATTTACCATGGCTTATAGGAACAACTGATGCAAGAAGAGCAAGATTTAAGTTTTGGATGAGAACTTTAGAAAGATCAAAAGACCTTAAATGGATCTTAGTGAATTCCTTTCCCTTTGAAACCAAAGTTAAGCAGCAAAATGTACTATTTATAGGCCCTATTTGCAGGCCTCAAGAGTTCACCAAAACTCTAAGTTTTTGGGAAGAAGATTTGACTTGTTTGAAGTGGCTAACAAATCAAAAGGCTAATTCAGTTGTTTATATCTCATTTGGAAGTTTGTTcaatccaataggagaatccagtTTGAAGAAACTAGCACTAGCTCTTGAGGCTACAATGAGGCCTTTCATTTGGGTCTTGAAGTCCACTTGGCACCAATGGTTACCAATTGGGTTTTCGGAGAGAGTTTTCAAGCAAGGGAAAGGCATGGTTGTTTCTTGGGCACCACAAACAAAGATCTTAAAACATGTTTCAGTTGGTTGTTTTATCACACATTGCGGTTGGAATTCTACGTTGGAGGCTTTACAGTTTCGAAAAAAGTTGTTGTGCTACCCTTTGGCCGGAGACCAGTTTCTGAACTGTGCGTATATTGTTGAGGTATGGAGAGTTGGTTTAAGATTGAATGGGCTTGGTTTAAAGGATGTTGAAGAAGGAGTTGAAAAGGTGATGGAAGATAAGGAAATGAGTAACCGATTAGATACGTTATATGAAAGGTTCATGGAAATACATGCATGTGATAATAGGAGTGGACATTTTCTTTTGAAAGAAATGCTTAAGAAAGCTTCTATAATTCATGAAAATTCTTGTTAA
- the LOC131615881 gene encoding anthocyanidin 3-O-glucosyltransferase 6-like gives MKKAEVVFIPLPVPSHIVSTLEFANLLINRENRLRITILLMKLPHSSETDVYTKSLPITDSLNIINLPECSLPPNTAPPSAMNALIEAQKPNVKQAVANLTAERGETGVLAAFVVDMFCTNMIDVAKEFSVPTLVFFTSGAASLGLNIHLHTLRERDIVDVNRLQELTELEIPSFENSVPLYSFPDFVVSKKWEAFFMDYYVRGLKKADGIIVNSFEELESYAVHSFASHPDLASLTTIYPVGPILTLESISVDSNDIIKWLDDQPLSSVVFICFGTRGSFDEDQVNEIAHAIEKSEARFVWSLRKPQPKGDMAMPSDYSISDLVKLLPEGFLDRTKEIGRVVGWAPQTQILAHPATGGFVSHCGWNSILESVYFGVPIATWPLFAEQQTNAFQLVRELKMAVEIALDYKVELMGGPNYLLTADKIEKGIRNVLDIDGEFRKKVKEMSEKSRKTMLEGGSSYTYLGRLIDYIVNQI, from the coding sequence ATGAAGAAAGCAGAAGTGGTGTTTATCCCTCTCCCCGTTCCGAGTCATATTGTTTCCACTCTCGAGTTCGCGAATCTTCTAATCAACCGCGAAAATCGTCTCCGAATAACAATCCTTCTCATGAAACTCCCACACTCCTCAGAAACAGATGTCTACACTAAATCCCTTCCAATCACCGACTCACTCAACATTATCAACCTTCCAGAATGTTCTCTTCCTCCAAACACCGCTCCACCTTCCGCCATGAATGCTCTCATAGAAGCTCAGAAACCAAACGTCAAACAAGCCGTCGCTAACCTCACTGCCGAAAGAGGAGAAACCGGAGTCCTCGCCGCCTTCGTTGTTGACATGTTCTGCACCAATATGATTGATGTTGCCAAAGAATTTTCAGTTCCGACGCTCGTTTTCTTCACTTCTGGCGCTGCTTCCCTTGGTTTGAATATTCATCTTCACACTCTCCGTGAACGAGACATCGTCGATGTGAATCGGTTGCAGGAACTCACTGAGTTGGAGATTCCGAGTTTCGAAAACTCGGTTCCTTTATACTCGTTTCCCGATTTTGTGGTAAGCAAGAAATGGGAAGCGTTTTTCATGGACTACTATGTAAGAGGACTCAAGAAAGCTGATGGTATTATAGTAAATTCATTTGAAGAGCTAGAATCCTATGCGGTTCACTCGTTTGCATCTCATCCTGATCTAGCTAGTTTAACAACTATATATCCAGTGGGACCCATATTAACCCTTGAGTCCATATCTGTGGATTCAAATGATATCATCAAGTGGCTTGACGATCAACCTCTTTCATCggtagtttttatttgttttgggaCTAGGGGTTCTTTTGACGAGGATCAGGTTAACGAGATTGCACATGCTATTGAGAAAAGTGAGGCTCGCTTTGTATGGTCTCTGCGTAAACCTCAACCGAAGGGTGACATGGCAATGCCCTCAGACTATTCTATTTCAGATTTGGTTAAGCTTTTACCAGAAGGATTTTTAGATCGAACGAAGGAGATTGGAAGGGTAGTAGGGTGGGCTCCGCAGACTCAAATACTAGCCCACCCAGCTACGGGAGGATTTGTTTCGCACTGTGGCTGGAATTCTATACTCGAGAGTGTATATTTTGGTGTACCCATTGCCACATGGCCACTTTTTGCTGAACAACAAACTAATGCTTTTCAATTGGTGCGTGAGTTGAAGATGGCTGTGGAGATTGCATTAGATTATAAAGTGGAGTTAATGGGTGGACCTAACTATCTTTTAACTGCTGACAAGATTGAAAAAGGAATAAGAAATGTGTTGGATATTGATGGAGAGTTCAGAAAGAAAGTGAAAGAGATGAGTGAGAAAAGTAGGAAGACAATGTTAGAAGGTGGATCTTCTTACACTTATTTAGGTCGTTTGATTGATTATATTGTGAATCAAATATGA
- the LOC131615880 gene encoding anthocyanidin 3-O-glucosyltransferase 6-like, with protein sequence MKKVEVVFIPFPIMSHIVSTLEFANLLINRDNSLRITVLVMKLPLAPETDVYIKSLPITDSISIINLPECSLPPNTAPSSAMVALIEAQKPNIKQAVSDLVAGEGKHGHLTAFVVDMFCTNMIDIAKEFSIPTLVFFTSGVASLGLNLHLHTLRERDNVGVPQLQELTELDIPSFANSVPLYSFPNSVVSKEWESMFMNYVRGLKNVDGIIVNSFEELESYAVHSFFSHPDLAALPTIYPVGPILNPEPKSKGTVDSDDIIKWLDDQPPSSVVFICFGTRGSFDEDQANEIAHAIENSGARFVWSLRKPQPKGVMKMPLDYSNSDLVKFLPEGFLDRTKETGRIIGWAPQTQILAHPATGGFVSHCGWNSILESIYFGVPIATWPLFAEQQTNAFQLVCELKIAVEIALDYKVELMGGPNYLLTSDKIEKGIRNVLDMDGEFRKRVKKLSEKSRKTMLEGGSSYTHLGRLIDYIMNHV encoded by the coding sequence ATGAAGAAAGTAGAAGTGGTGTTTATCCCTTTTCCCATTATGAGTCATATAGTTTCAACTCTCGAGTTCGCCAATCTTCTAATCAACCGTGACAACAGTCTCCGAATAACAGTCTTAGTAATGAAACTCCCGCTAGCCCCAGAAACCGATGTATATATTAAATCCCTTCCAATCACTGATTCAATCAGCATCATCAACCTTCCAGAATGTTCTCTTCCTCCAAATACTGCTCCCAGTTCCGCCATGGTTGCTCTCATAGAAGCTCAGAAACCAAACATCAAACAAGCCGTCTCCGACCTCGTCGCTGGAGAAGGAAAACATGGACACCTCACTGCCTTTGTTGTTGACATGTTCTGCACCAATATGATTGATATTGCCAAAGAATTTTCCATTCCTACGCTTGTTTTCTTCACTTCCGGTGTTGCTTCCCTTGGtttgaatcttcatcttcacacTCTCCGTGAACGAGACAACGTCGGTGTGCCTCAGTTGCAAGAACTCACTGAGTTGGATATCCCAAGTTTCGCAAACTCGGTTCCGTTATACTCGTTTCCCAATTCTGTGGTAAGCAAGGAATGGGAATCGATGTTCATGAACTATGTAAGAGGTCTCAAGAACGTTGATGGTATTATTGTAAATTCATTTGAAGAGCTAGAATCCTATGCGGTTCACTCATTTTTCTCTCATCCTGATCTAGCTGCTTTACCAACAATATACCCGGTGGGGCCCATTTTAAACCCAGAGCCCAAATCCAAGGGTACCGTTGATTCGGATGATATCATCAAGTGGCTTGACGATCAGCCTCCCTCCTCAGTGGTTTTCATTTGTTTTGGGACCAGgggttcttttgatgaggatcagGCTAACGAGATCGCACATGCTATTGAGAATAGTGGAGCCCGCTTTGTGTGGTCTTTGCGTAAACCTCAACCGAAGGGTGTCATGAAAATGCCCTTGGACTATTCTAATTCAGATTTGGTTAAGTTTTTACCCGAAGGATTTTTAGATCGAACGAAAGAGACTGGAAGGATAATAGGGTGGGCTCCACAGACTCAAATACTAGCCCACCCAGCCACGGGAGGATTTGTTTCGCACTGTGGCTGGAATTCTATACTCGAGAGTATATATTTTGGTGTACCCATTGCCACATGGCCACTTTTTGCTGAACAACAAACTAATGCTTTTCAATTGGTGTGTGAGTTGAAGATAGCTGTGGAGATTGCATTAGATTATAAAGTGGAGTTAATGGGTGGACCTAACTATCTTTTAACTTCGGACAAGATTGAAAAAGGAATAAGAAATGTGTTGGATATGGATGGAGAGTTCAGAAAGAGAGTGAAAAAGTTGAGTGAGAAAAGTAGGAAGACGATGTTAGAAGGTGGATCTTCTTACACTCATTTAGGTCGTTTGATTGATTATATTATGAATCATGTATGA
- the LOC131615878 gene encoding protein NUCLEAR FUSION DEFECTIVE 4-like isoform X2, with amino-acid sequence MNVMSLLCWLVWKMWNESEGFLGLSGAILIQVYRTIFNNNPVSYLLMLSLLPPINTLMLMWFVRIHNTHHEGESEKKYLNIFSLMSLVIAAYLMIVIILENILSLQLSIHILTFVVLMVLLASLLFVAFNANENRAFNNASESFLAEGSNNPLLVGDTNNRRRVQQGENLNLFEAVKTVNFWILFISMACGMGSGLTTVNNISQIGESLGYSTVETGSLVALWSIWNFLGRFGAGYVSDYFLHAKGCARPFFMVITLMVMSIGHVVIAYGLPGALYVGSILIGICYGSQWSLMPTIAFEIFGVRHMGSIFNTITMASPVGSYIFSVRVLGYMYDKEASEEGNICVGTHCFMFPFLIMASATILGSLIALCLFLRTRSFYGLVVLRRIQNTVR; translated from the exons atgaatgtGATGTCATTGCTTTGCTGGCTGGTATGGAAAATGTGGAATGAAAGTGAG GGATTTCTTGGTCTAAGTGGAGCAATATTAATTCAAGTGTATAGAACAATATTCAACAACAACCCTGTGTCATACCTGCTTATGCTATCACTCTTACCACCTATCAACACTTTGATGCTTATGTGGTTTGTAAGAATCCATAACACTCATCATGAGGGAGAATCAGAAAAGAAGTATCTCAACATATTTTCTTTGATGTCTCTAGTTATTGCTGCATATCTTATGATTGTTATAATCCTGGAGAATATCCTTAGTCTACAATTATCGATCCACATTCTTACATTCGTCGTGCTTATGGTGTTACTGGCCTCACTTCTTTTCGTCGCATTTAATGCAAATGAAAATAGGGCTTTCAATAATGCTTCAGAAAGTTTTCTTGCTGAAGGGTCTAATAACCCTTTATTAGTCGGCGATACAAACAATCGAAGGAGAGTGCAACAGGGAGAAAACCTGAATCTTTTCGAAGCAGTGAAAACGGTGAACTTTTGGATTTTGTTTATTTCTATGGCATGTGGTATGGGATCAGGACTCACAACCGTTAACAATATCAGCCAAATAGGAGAGTCCCTTGGCTATTCAACTGTCGAAACAGGTTCATTGGTTGCTTTGTGGAGTATTTGGAATTTTCTTGGCCGCTTTGGAGCTGGTTATGTGTCGGATTATTTCTTACACGCGAAAGGATGTGCAAGACCATTTTTTATGGTGATCACTTTGATGGTTATGAGCATTGGTCATGTCGTAATTGCTTATGGACTTCCAGGCGCTCTATATGTCGGTTCGATATTGATCGGTATTTGTTATGGCTCTCAGTGGTCCCTAATGCCTACAATCGCTTTTGAGATATTTGGTGTAAGACATATGGGCAGCATATTCAACACCATTACTATGGCAAGTCCAGTGGGGTCTTATATATTCTCTGTAAGAGTTCTTGGTTATATGTATGATAAagaagcatcagaagaaggaAATATCTGTGTTGGGACCCATTGTTTTATGTTTCCTTTTCTCATCATGGCTTCTGCCACTATTTTGGGTTCTCTGATAGCTTTGTGTTTGTTTTTGCGGACTCGAAGCTTTTATGGTCTAGTTGTTCTTAGAAGAATTCAGAATACTGTGCGATGA
- the LOC131615879 gene encoding anthocyanidin 3-O-glucosyltransferase 2-like, translating to MNKAEVVFIPFPGLSHLVSTLEFAKLLINRDNRLRVTVLVIKFPNTAETDVFTKSLPITDSLHIINLPECPLPSNTNPRSAMNDLLEAQKPNVKQAISNITTGEGKHGHLAAFIVDMFCTTMIDVAKEFSVPAFVFFTSGIASLGLFLHLHTLREQDNIDSTQLLQQNELAIPTFANLVPINSLPEAVIYKERESFFMNFAKGLKKANGIIVNSFEELESHAVHSFFSHPDLAALPIYPVGPMLNPKKPESKGNLDYDDIIKWLDDQPPSSVVFLCFGTRGSFHDDQIKEIALAIENSGTRFIWSVRKPSPKGTMVAPSDYPLSDLNSVLPKGFLDRTIDIGKIISWAPQTEILAHPATGGFVSHCGWNSTLESINFGVPIAAWPLYAEQPSNAFQLVYELKMGVEIALDYKVVLSGESNYLVTADKIERGIRNVLDKDGEVKKKVKEMSEKSKKTLLEGGSSYIYVSRLIDYIVNQVSN from the coding sequence ATGAACAAAGCAGAGGTGGTGTTTATCCCTTTTCCCGGTTTGAGCCATCTAGTTTCCACCCTCGAGTTTGCGAAGCTTCTAATCAACCGTGACAACCGTCTCCGAGTAACTGTGTTAGTTATCAAATTCCCAAACACAGCAGAAACCGATGTATTCACTAAATCCCTTCCCATTACTGATTCACTCCACATCATCAACCTTCCAGAATGTCCTCTTCCTTCAAACACCAATCCACGTTCCGCCATGAACGATCTCCTCGAAGCTCAAAAACCAAATGTCAAACAAGCCATCTCCAACATCACAACCGGAGAAGGAAAACATGGACACCTCGCAGCCTTTATTGTTGACATGTTTTGCACCACCATGATTGATGTTGCCAAAGAATTTTCTGTCCCTGCGTTTGTCTTCTTCACTTCCGGCATTGCTTCCCTTGGTTTGTTCCTTCATCTTCACACTCTCCGTGAACAAGACAACATCGATTCGACTCAGCTGCTGCAGCAAAACGAGTTAGCCATCCCGACTTTTGCCAACTTGGTTCCTATAAACTCGTTGCCAGAAGCTGTAATATATAAGGAAAGGGAGTCATTTTTCATGAACTTTGCAAAAGGCCTCAAGAAAGCCAATGGCATTATAGTTAATTCATTTGAAGAACTAGAGTCTCATGCGGTTCACTCCTTTTTCTCTCATCCTGATCTAGCAGCTTTACCAATATATCCAGTGGGACCCATGTTAAACCCAAAGAAGCCTGAATCCAAGGGAAATCTTGATTATGATGATATCATCAAGTGGCTTGACGATCAACCTCCTTCCTCGGTAGTTTTCCTCTGTTTCGGAACTAGGGGTTCTTTCCATGACGATCAGATAAAGGAGATCGCACTTGCTATTGAGAATAGTGGGACCCGCTTTATATGGTCTGTCCGTAAACCTTCGCCGAAGGGCACCATGGTTGCACCCTCTGACTACCCTCTTTCAGATTTGAATTCGGTTTTACCCAAAGGGTTCTTAGATCGTACAATAGATATTGGAAAGATCATCAGTTGGGCCCCACAGACCGAAATACTAGCTCACCCAGCCACAGGAGGATTTGTCTCACATTGTGGATGGAATTCCACACTCGAAAGCATAAATTTTGGCGTGCCTATTGCCGCATGGCCGCTCTATGCTGAACAACCAAGTAATGCTTTTCAATTGGTGTATGAGCTGAAGATGGGTGTGGAGATTGCATTGGATTACAAGGTGGTGCTTAGCGGTGAGTCTAACTACCTTGTAACTGCTGATAAGATTGAGAGAGGAATAAGGAATGTGTTGGATAAGGATGGAGAGGTAAAGAAGAAAGTGAAAGAGATGAGCGAAAAAAGTAAGAAGACTCTGTTAGAAGGTGGATCTTCCTATATTTATGTAAGCCGGTTGATTGATTATATTGTAAATCaagtatcaaattaa
- the LOC131615878 gene encoding protein NUCLEAR FUSION DEFECTIVE 4-like isoform X1 has translation MNYFYLNNSKWVSTVASIWIQCSSGSLYTFSIYSQTLKSTQHYDQSTLDTVSVSKDIGANISVLSGLLYDFLATRTSNGPWIVHLLGSAQCFLGYFLMWAAVSGLLPPVPLPLMCLFMLVAAHGQSFFNTSNVVTGVHNFPNYSGTIVGILKGFLGLSGAILIQVYRTIFNNNPVSYLLMLSLLPPINTLMLMWFVRIHNTHHEGESEKKYLNIFSLMSLVIAAYLMIVIILENILSLQLSIHILTFVVLMVLLASLLFVAFNANENRAFNNASESFLAEGSNNPLLVGDTNNRRRVQQGENLNLFEAVKTVNFWILFISMACGMGSGLTTVNNISQIGESLGYSTVETGSLVALWSIWNFLGRFGAGYVSDYFLHAKGCARPFFMVITLMVMSIGHVVIAYGLPGALYVGSILIGICYGSQWSLMPTIAFEIFGVRHMGSIFNTITMASPVGSYIFSVRVLGYMYDKEASEEGNICVGTHCFMFPFLIMASATILGSLIALCLFLRTRSFYGLVVLRRIQNTVR, from the exons ATGAACTATTTCTACCTAAACAACTCAAAGTGGGTATCAACAGTAGCAAGCATATGGATTCAATGCAGCAGTGGATCACTCTACACTTTCTCAATCTACTCCCAAACTCTCAAGTCAACGCAGCACTACGATCAGTCAACGCTCGACACCGTTTCTGTTTCCAAAGACATAGGAGCCAACATCAGTGTCCTGTCTGGTCTCTTGTACGATTTCCTTGCAACCAGAACATCAAATGGGCCGTGGATTGTTCATTTATTGGGCTCAGCCCAATGCTTCTTGGGCTATTTTCTCATGTGGGCTGCTGTCTCCGGTCTCCTTCCGCCGGTGCCTCTGCCGCTCATGTGCCTCTTTATGCTTGTGGCGGCTCATGGTCAGAGTTTCTTTAACACTTCTAATGTTGTCACTGGTGTTCATAACTTCCCTAATTATAGTGGAACCATCGTTGGTATCTTGAAG GGATTTCTTGGTCTAAGTGGAGCAATATTAATTCAAGTGTATAGAACAATATTCAACAACAACCCTGTGTCATACCTGCTTATGCTATCACTCTTACCACCTATCAACACTTTGATGCTTATGTGGTTTGTAAGAATCCATAACACTCATCATGAGGGAGAATCAGAAAAGAAGTATCTCAACATATTTTCTTTGATGTCTCTAGTTATTGCTGCATATCTTATGATTGTTATAATCCTGGAGAATATCCTTAGTCTACAATTATCGATCCACATTCTTACATTCGTCGTGCTTATGGTGTTACTGGCCTCACTTCTTTTCGTCGCATTTAATGCAAATGAAAATAGGGCTTTCAATAATGCTTCAGAAAGTTTTCTTGCTGAAGGGTCTAATAACCCTTTATTAGTCGGCGATACAAACAATCGAAGGAGAGTGCAACAGGGAGAAAACCTGAATCTTTTCGAAGCAGTGAAAACGGTGAACTTTTGGATTTTGTTTATTTCTATGGCATGTGGTATGGGATCAGGACTCACAACCGTTAACAATATCAGCCAAATAGGAGAGTCCCTTGGCTATTCAACTGTCGAAACAGGTTCATTGGTTGCTTTGTGGAGTATTTGGAATTTTCTTGGCCGCTTTGGAGCTGGTTATGTGTCGGATTATTTCTTACACGCGAAAGGATGTGCAAGACCATTTTTTATGGTGATCACTTTGATGGTTATGAGCATTGGTCATGTCGTAATTGCTTATGGACTTCCAGGCGCTCTATATGTCGGTTCGATATTGATCGGTATTTGTTATGGCTCTCAGTGGTCCCTAATGCCTACAATCGCTTTTGAGATATTTGGTGTAAGACATATGGGCAGCATATTCAACACCATTACTATGGCAAGTCCAGTGGGGTCTTATATATTCTCTGTAAGAGTTCTTGGTTATATGTATGATAAagaagcatcagaagaaggaAATATCTGTGTTGGGACCCATTGTTTTATGTTTCCTTTTCTCATCATGGCTTCTGCCACTATTTTGGGTTCTCTGATAGCTTTGTGTTTGTTTTTGCGGACTCGAAGCTTTTATGGTCTAGTTGTTCTTAGAAGAATTCAGAATACTGTGCGATGA